gcattcttggttcgagaccagctagcttgcggggcctgGGTTGAACCTGTCGGCCAAGCACCGAGTGCGTTAGCAGTGGAAAACCCGCTGaacagttcaaatactggcaccggcacctgGGCAGTGGAGAAAGGGCCTTTATGGACctcctttgtgcactggtgtgcagtcatgttggaacaggaaggggccacccccaaactgttcccacaaagttgggagcatgaaattgtccaaaatgtcttggtatgccgaagcattaagagttcctttcactggaaataaggggccgagcccaactcctgaaaaacacccccacaccataatcccccccctccaccaaactttatacttggcacaatacagtcagacaagtactgttctcctggcagccgCCacacccagactcgtccattggATTgtatcactccagagaacacgtctccactgctctatagtccagtggcggcgtgctttacaccactgcatctgacactttgcattgcacttggtgatgtaaggcttggatgcagctgctcagccatggaaacccattcggTGAAGCTCTcaacgcactgttcttgagctaatctgaaggccacataaaatttggaggtctgtagcgattgacccTGCAGAAGGTTagcgacctctgtgcactatgcgtctcagcatccgctgacccccaCTGTCATTTTACAAGGCCTGCCACTTCGTGGCTGGGCTGCTGTCATTCATAAATGCtctcactttgttataatcccactaacagctgactgtggaatatttagtagtgagaaagtttcacgactggacttgttgcacaggtggcatcctatcacggttcCACGAtgtaattcactgagctcctgagagcgacccattctttcccAAACATTtacagaagcagtctgcatgcctaggtgcttggtttatacacctgtggccatggaagtgattggaacacctgaattctaTGATTTGGacggatgagtgaatacttttggcaatatagtgtatatgcaGTATACTAGGCAGATCATTCTCTCTCTTAACAATACGTTTTGGTGTTATATACAGTGCCAgtccaaagtttggacacaccttctcattcagtggttttttttattttttaaaaattgtctgcatcgTTGATTAATACTTGAttaagtcatccaaactatgaagaaatacatatggaattatttagtaaacaaaaagggttaaacaaaccagaatatgttttatattacaGATTCTTcaaagaatcaagaatgcctttattagtcccacaaatggggaaattgcagttaacagaacatccatccggggagacagatgtctgaggtcatgcaaccgtttcacaacggcgctaccaAAGGAAGCACTTCTTGCTtagcacatcttggcattttctcagtcagctttatgaggtagtcatctggaatggctttcagttaacagctgggggtgctttgctggtgacactgtttattcaaaatccaaggcacacttaaccagcatggctacccaCAGCATTCTACAgcgacatgccatcccatctggtttgtgcttagtgggaccatcatttggtTTTCAACAGGACAACAACCCCAAACACgcctccaggctatgtaaggaatatttgaccaagaaagagggtgttGGAGTGTTACATCAGaggacctggcctccacaatcacctgatctaaacccagctGAGATGGTGTGGGATCagttggaccgcagagtgaaggcaaagcagccaagtgctcagcacctctgggaactccttcaagactgaaAACCATTTCATGTGATTacctgtttataccccactctgcatttaatcattagttattattaatctccgactgtcttccacagtgtgctctttgtcctgtctctctcccatcagccccaaccagtcacagcagatggctgcccctccctgagcctggttctgctggaggtttcttcctgttaaaagggagtttttccttcccactgtcgccaaatgcttgctcacagggggttgttttgattgttgggttttccctgtaaatattgtagggtttttaccttacaataaagcaccttgaggcgactgtttgttgtgatttggcactatataaatgcactgaattgaCTGAAAGAATACCAAGAGTGTGATGATtcctacatgattccttatgtgttccttcatagtctagATGACTTcggtattaatttacaatgtaagaaaaaataataatgaaaacactgaatgagaaggtgtttccaaacttttgactggtgctatactttgaaagaaagacagatgtgaaatgtaaaagtgagatcagaggtcaaatgtgacatgatatttggatgcaaactatgtGATATTTAGAACCCCCATATACCGTATAAAtattgccaatacaaacaaaggcagcagaattttaagcatagttttaaagataaaagacattttatgaaaatttGACCTTACTTGACCTTAAAGACAAGGTCAAAGGTCCAAATTAACATGATATTTAGAATTCCCATATATAAtcccagtctgtcgcagggctaacacagagagacagacaaacctTTGCAGTCACATTCATACCTCACctgttaacctaaccccactaagttgGAGAAGTTGGCCTGATATCAACCTGGTCAGCATACTCATTGAACTAATAGATGGCATTTATTGCTGTTTTGGTTTGTAATAACAGGTTcataaattagctttttttttatatcacctTCCCCAGCTCCATACCTAACCAGAGTCTGGTTGTGAAGATCCCAGACAGCGATGTTTCCATCAGAGCAGCAGGAAAAGCAGACTTTGGAATCAGGGCTGATAGCCAGAGCATAACATGCAGGTGCTGACGAAGTCAATTCTGCTTTGATCCGAGGAGTCGGCGTAGCCAAATCCCAGATTGATAAAGTACTCGCTTCGCCTCCAACAATGAGAGTTCGTCCATCAGGAAGTAACCGACAGGATCGAATGTAGTTATCTCTGTTCTGATGTACCAGAAACAGAACTGTCATTGAAATGTATGCATGCAGGAAACGAGTGGCTGTAAAACACTTAGAAAATGAGCAGCATTCTAAAAGTATGTTATCTGAGGACGATGTGTTGCACTCACAAGGCAGTCCAGCTGGGAAACAGGGGTCTTGTTGCCCGGGTGACTGATATCCCACACCTTGACACAGCCCTTGCCGCCGGTATAAACATGACGCGTAGGGTTACTGATGGTAACGGCACACACAACCTCCCCGTGGGTGAGAGTATTGATCTGTCTAGCGTGGCGCGGGATGCCGGGGCCGATCAGTGCATCCGGAGGAAAAGGCACAGGCTGCATCTGTCCGTCAGCGCTCACGTGAAAGGAATAGGCTCTGGAGGAAAGGAAAGGCGGTCATGTGAGTGGATAAAAAGTGGTGAGAAAAAGTAAGACAAAAGTAAGCGGAGCCTAATAAATATTGGTGAACTTTCTCAGTGTGATTATGCCATTTGAGAAGGAATAGAAGAAACATACGGTTTTCCACCAGGAATGCCTGACAGGTTAGGAGGAAGTCCAGGAACACGTATGTGGTGGTGAGGATCAAATCCCACCTAAAGAACACGAGTGagatatttagaaaatatacaaaaatgttTCAACAAATAGAAGACTTAAATGAAAGCAGGTGTGCAGGGCAGGAAGGCATTTGTAGTGACATGAcaggaacaaaaatatttttgttttatatccaCGGACCTCATTTATAAAATTTACAAATGATCTGTTTTAATCATTAGTATGATTTAAACAGAAACCAGGTGCAACTAAGTATTTAGAAAACACTCTGATGTGGAAAGGATTTTATCTCTCATAAAAGGGGTTTTCCCACTGTTTATGTAGGAATGTTACAGATACCCAGTAGGAATGAACTGCCAAATGTTAAGGTGTTTTCAATTAATAGGTGgattaaaattaattacaagcaGCATGTTTTATAAATAACTTGTCAAATTAATACCTTTAGATGTTCTTTGAACATCCTGAAAACTGTGCTCTAGAGGCAGGAAAGTTTTCAAAAGccacaatgattttttttttgactttctGCCCAACCTTGTCAACTTGACACACTCCCTACCTGCAGGTTTTGCTTTGCTTAAAAACGctttaattgattaattaacACATATTGCCTGGCTTCACCCTCCTTAACTATCACTGTTATTCTAACTCAGTTTAGTTTCCAGaatagatgttagattcaactcattgtacacacaaggcacacaatgaaatgatcgctCCAGAttactcatccagagacgagcatatgcggtcatgcagccagagaccggcgctacctttaggcaatgtggtttaagtgtcttgcccaaggacacgcagcacagggacagggactcGAACCGGCAACGCTCCggctgcaaggtgagcacctacccactgcgccactgccacttaTGTACTTAAGATATAATCTttggttttatttcagttactgtataaaataaaacaaatagaaaacTCTGGATGTTTTGACCTGGAATCGTCATCAAATTCATTCTGTCTGAGAACATTTTTACCTGCTACCTGATGAACTATTGCCATCACCCAGGGAACATTTGCCCATATATGGTTACCATTTTAAGACAATTTCCCATTACATAATTGACATAAACAGCTGAAATTATAGTTATAAAAACACACTTCAATGGAAAAACTTGTAGAAAAGTGACAATTATCTATGGCATCACTTTTTTAACTATGTTTAATAGCTGCAGTTATTTTGGTCCTTCAAGTTCATTTGTAACACTGACAGAAAATATGTAGCTATTTTTTACATCTGCTTTATGCATGCATCTGTGAGTGTTCGGGTACCACTTGTGTGCGTCCATAGGCTGCCACAGCAGCGGCGGCCACTGCACTCATCTGTGGGGAAATGTTATGCAAGCCAGTGTAGGCTGCTCCTGTTCCACTCAGCTCTCCATTCATACCAGGGTGAGGAACCATTCCAAATGGGCCGGGGTACGAGCAGGGCACTGCCAGGGGTGTGCGGAGACCAGGAGCTACAAGACACAACAGAACCAAGCTGTGACATAAACATCTGAGGTTACATCTGAAGCTTTTAAGCAAAGTTTTAGACTTAAATGTGTCATAGACATATTCTTGCCTACACTAGTCATACACTTTTGAATTTGTACTGAGTCATATCCACTGTCTGACAGATGCAAGCAGAGATGTTTTATGTTGTGTGTGCACCACTTACTCAGTGCCTCAACTCCTGATGATTTACTGGGTGCCGACCTCAAGCCAGGGGTGGAGGCACTGCTTGGTGTGGGGGCTTCGGAGCGGGATGTCGGGGTGCTGGACTTGGACACAGGAGTTGTGGACTTCTCATTCTACAACACACATTAGTAAAGGAAGACGTCCACATAAAAAGCTGAAAGACATGcaaattttttatatttttgattttttttttcaaatttaataaCAGTGCAGGAGCATTCATTGAATTCACTGAGTGAGTTTACTGTATGAATCATACGGGATGGCTATAAATAGAAAAttagaataaatgaaaaaataatatcaGGAGGCTATCCAAATGACTCACCAAATTAATATCTTTAGACTTGGATGAAGGTGTGCTGCTGGAGGACGCGATGGAGGAAGGACTCAGTGGCGGGTCTTTCTTCAACAGACGACTTTTATCCAATCCATTCTCTcgtggagagtgggcaggacTTCCTCGAGGAGACGCTGGATCCTGTGAGCACAGGTAAATATAAGGGACCGTGATAGATCACAGTTTCTGAATAGGTAACACAGAAGCTGCGAGTCTGGTCGTATACAGGTATTGTTTTGTACCTCATTGGAGACATCCACTACCAAGTTATCGTCACTCTTCTCTCCATCACTTTCCTGGGTCAAACAGAAAGAAGCATACTTAATGTTTAAGCCATTATAAcgaaaaagcaaataaataaaagatatttTCTAGAATGCagaatttaaaatacacaacaagAATCTGAAGCAGTTTATCCAGCTCAACACCTGATAATAAATTCACataaaaatatctgtttaatGAAGGAGTTAACACTGTAAGTGAAGACcataacatatttttatttcctctttcaACTTTCATTGTTGTCACTGTCATGGTCTCCGGGTCTTGGATCcagggttttgagtttttgagttttgttttgaaatgattATTGTTCTAGTTTATTTTCCTTCCCTTTTCACATCAtgagttatttctttgtttctcgTGTTGTTTGTTCCCTTGTGATCCAGTCCACCctagtcttgttttttttgtctctggaTTTTATCCTCAGCTCCACTTGCACTTCGTCTCAGTGTTTGTTTACCTTCCTGTCCCGACGTCAAGGTCATGTGTCTTAgtctcctgttttattttggtgtgctTTTGTTCCGTGTGcggtgtgtttagttttgcttcctgtgtttgtctcccagctgtttcctattGTCTCATTACCACTGACAGTCACTGACACGATCAATTTATTACAGCAGAAGAATAAAGAGTCTGATGGGTACACTCTattcataaagggatggacatggtcagcaacagtactAAGGTAGGCTGCAATATTTAAGCAATGCCCAATTGGTAGTGAGGGGTCtgaagtgtgccaaaaaaaatttcccccacaccatcacaccaccaccaacagcctgaaccactgatgcaAGGTAAACTGGATGCATGCTTTCATCTCATTTGTGTTGAATTCTGACCCTaacatccaaatgtcacagcagaaatcaaggtTCATCAGAcaaagcaacatttttccaatttgGATGTCAATTGTAccctcaatttcctgttcttagctgacaggagtggcacccagtgtggtcttctgctgctgcagcccatctgcttcaaggttcgataTGCTGCACGTTCAGAAATGCTCTCCTGCATCCTTTAGTTGCAAAGAGTGGTTTTTTTGAGTTACTGctaccttcctatcagctcaaagtctGACAGTCTCCTGTGACCtatgacatcaacaaggcatttttacccagagaactgccactcactggatattttcgcTTTTTCGGACCATTCTCAGTAAACCCTAGAGCTGGTTGTGCGGGAAattcccagtagatcagcagtttctgagcCCATCTGGCAAcagcaaccatgccacgttcaaagtctcTCTCTTactttttctttcccattctgacgGTTTGAACTTCTGCAGATCAGCTTAACAATGTCTACATGCTTGAATTCACTGAGCTGATGACTtgtaattggctgattagatatttgcattaatgagcagttgaacaggtgcaccTGACGAAGCGGCTGGTGAGTATACCCCCCTCAAGAGCCTAAAGATGAAGTTTCTGGGGTAGTAGGGGTTGAAACAGCAGACAGGTAAGATGAGACATTCTGCAGCTTAAATAAATGTGTAGATAGGTGTGTTTGGTGTGTGACATGAGGAGAGTGAGGGATGTTACATGTGTACAGCATGGCACAGCTTAAGTTGCCTGTATGAACTGGCTCACGGGGTAAACACCATTTGTTAAATATCATGGTCAAAACAGCTTCACTATGGAGCATCCCAGTGGGTCATCTGAGGCACAGCTCATAAACTTGGTTTAAAGACCTTTGGCACGCCATGTTTCTATAAGTTTTGAGGGTCAGCTgggcaaaaaatgaaaaagcaataGTGAATTTTATGTAAAAGTCAGCTCTCCTAATTTCATTTCTGAAATAAAGAATAACTGATCtcaatttatttcatttagacAGAGCTCTCCCTGCCCCTAATCCTTTCTAATGAGCTTAATAATAAATCTTCTCTgcagttaaaataataataattttaacatATTCACTCACATAGCGTGTGGAGGTCAGCTCCTTATCATCTGTCTTCTGTTTCTTGCTGTCAGAGGAATAATCACTTGAACTTCGATGCTTCT
This sequence is a window from Archocentrus centrarchus isolate MPI-CPG fArcCen1 chromosome 9, fArcCen1, whole genome shotgun sequence. Protein-coding genes within it:
- the LOC115785470 gene encoding transducin-like enhancer protein 4 isoform X4 encodes the protein MIRDLSKMYPPARHPVPHQPGQPFKFTVTESCDRIKEEFQFLQAQYHSLKLECEKLASEKTEMQRHYVMYYEMSYGLNIEMHKQHQQQVVQAVERAKQVTMAELNAIIGQQLQAQHLSHSHAIPVPLTPHPAGLQPPLPPGASTASLLALSSALSHQLPLKDERKHHENNSEHTRDRDSVKSSSISPSANFRTGEKHRSSSDYSSDSKKQKTDDKELTSTRYESDGEKSDDNLVVDVSNEDPASPRGSPAHSPRENGLDKSRLLKKDPPLSPSSIASSSSTPSSKSKDINLNEKSTTPVSKSSTPTSRSEAPTPSSASTPGLRSAPSKSSGVEALTPGLRTPLAVPCSYPGPFGMVPHPGMNGELSGTGAAYTGLHNISPQMSAVAAAAVAAYGRTQVVGFDPHHHIRVPGLPPNLSGIPGGKPAYSFHVSADGQMQPVPFPPDALIGPGIPRHARQINTLTHGEVVCAVTISNPTRHVYTGGKGCVKVWDISHPGNKTPVSQLDCLNRDNYIRSCRLLPDGRTLIVGGEASTLSIWDLATPTPRIKAELTSSAPACYALAISPDSKVCFSCCSDGNIAVWDLHNQTLVRQFQGHTDGASCIDISNDGTKLWTGGLDNTVRSWDLREGRQLQQHDFTSQIFSLGYCPTGEWLAVGMENSNVEVLHVTKPDKYQLHLHESCVLSLRFAHCGKWFVSTGKDNLLNAWRTPYGASIFQSKESSSVLSCDISIDDKYIVTGSGDKKATVYEVIY
- the LOC115785470 gene encoding transducin-like enhancer protein 4 isoform X2, whose protein sequence is MIRDLSKMYPPARHPVPHQPGQPFKFTVTESCDRIKEEFQFLQAQYHSLKLECEKLASEKTEMQRHYVMYYEMSYGLNIEMHKQAEIVKRLNAICAQVIPFLSQEHQQQVVQAVERAKQVTMAELNAIIGQQLQAQHLSHSHAIPVPLTPHPAGLQPPLPPGASTASLLALSSALSHQLPLKDERKHHENNSEHTRDRDSVKSSSISPSANFRTGEKHRSSSDYSSDSKKQKTDDKELTSTRYESDGEKSDDNLVVDVSNEDPASPRGSPAHSPRENGLDKSRLLKKDPPLSPSSIASSSSTPSSKSKDINLNEKSTTPVSKSSTPTSRSEAPTPSSASTPGLRSAPSKSSGVEALTPGLRTPLAVPCSYPGPFGMVPHPGMNGELSGTGAAYTGLHNISPQMSAVAAAAVAAYGRTQVVGFDPHHHIRVPGLPPNLSGIPGGKPAYSFHVSADGQMQPVPFPPDALIGPGIPRHARQINTLTHGEVVCAVTISNPTRHVYTGGKGCVKVWDISHPGNKTPVSQLDCLNRDNYIRSCRLLPDGRTLIVGGEASTLSIWDLATPTPRIKAELTSSAPACYALAISPDSKVCFSCCSDGNIAVWDLHNQTLVRQFQGHTDGASCIDISNDGTKLWTGGLDNTVRSWDLREGRQLQQHDFTSQIFSLGYCPTGEWLAVGMENSNVEVLHVTKPDKYQLHLHESCVLSLRFAHCGKWFVSTGKDNLLNAWRTPYGASIFQSKESSSVLSCDISIDDKYIVTGSGDKKATVYEVIY
- the LOC115785470 gene encoding transducin-like enhancer protein 4 isoform X1, which gives rise to MIRDLSKMYPPARHPVPHQPGQPFKFTVTESCDRIKEEFQFLQAQYHSLKLECEKLASEKTEMQRHYVMYYEMSYGLNIEMHKQAEIVKRLNAICAQVIPFLSQEHQQQVVQAVERAKQVTMAELNAIIGQQQLQAQHLSHSHAIPVPLTPHPAGLQPPLPPGASTASLLALSSALSHQLPLKDERKHHENNSEHTRDRDSVKSSSISPSANFRTGEKHRSSSDYSSDSKKQKTDDKELTSTRYESDGEKSDDNLVVDVSNEDPASPRGSPAHSPRENGLDKSRLLKKDPPLSPSSIASSSSTPSSKSKDINLNEKSTTPVSKSSTPTSRSEAPTPSSASTPGLRSAPSKSSGVEALTPGLRTPLAVPCSYPGPFGMVPHPGMNGELSGTGAAYTGLHNISPQMSAVAAAAVAAYGRTQVVGFDPHHHIRVPGLPPNLSGIPGGKPAYSFHVSADGQMQPVPFPPDALIGPGIPRHARQINTLTHGEVVCAVTISNPTRHVYTGGKGCVKVWDISHPGNKTPVSQLDCLNRDNYIRSCRLLPDGRTLIVGGEASTLSIWDLATPTPRIKAELTSSAPACYALAISPDSKVCFSCCSDGNIAVWDLHNQTLVRQFQGHTDGASCIDISNDGTKLWTGGLDNTVRSWDLREGRQLQQHDFTSQIFSLGYCPTGEWLAVGMENSNVEVLHVTKPDKYQLHLHESCVLSLRFAHCGKWFVSTGKDNLLNAWRTPYGASIFQSKESSSVLSCDISIDDKYIVTGSGDKKATVYEVIY
- the LOC115785470 gene encoding transducin-like enhancer protein 4 isoform X3; amino-acid sequence: MIRDLSKMYPPARHPVPHQPGQPFKFTVTESCDRIKEEFQFLQAQYHSLKLECEKLASEKTEMQRHYVMYYEMSYGLNIEMHKQHQQQVVQAVERAKQVTMAELNAIIGQQQLQAQHLSHSHAIPVPLTPHPAGLQPPLPPGASTASLLALSSALSHQLPLKDERKHHENNSEHTRDRDSVKSSSISPSANFRTGEKHRSSSDYSSDSKKQKTDDKELTSTRYESDGEKSDDNLVVDVSNEDPASPRGSPAHSPRENGLDKSRLLKKDPPLSPSSIASSSSTPSSKSKDINLNEKSTTPVSKSSTPTSRSEAPTPSSASTPGLRSAPSKSSGVEALTPGLRTPLAVPCSYPGPFGMVPHPGMNGELSGTGAAYTGLHNISPQMSAVAAAAVAAYGRTQVVGFDPHHHIRVPGLPPNLSGIPGGKPAYSFHVSADGQMQPVPFPPDALIGPGIPRHARQINTLTHGEVVCAVTISNPTRHVYTGGKGCVKVWDISHPGNKTPVSQLDCLNRDNYIRSCRLLPDGRTLIVGGEASTLSIWDLATPTPRIKAELTSSAPACYALAISPDSKVCFSCCSDGNIAVWDLHNQTLVRQFQGHTDGASCIDISNDGTKLWTGGLDNTVRSWDLREGRQLQQHDFTSQIFSLGYCPTGEWLAVGMENSNVEVLHVTKPDKYQLHLHESCVLSLRFAHCGKWFVSTGKDNLLNAWRTPYGASIFQSKESSSVLSCDISIDDKYIVTGSGDKKATVYEVIY